The following proteins are co-located in the Procambarus clarkii isolate CNS0578487 chromosome 16, FALCON_Pclarkii_2.0, whole genome shotgun sequence genome:
- the LOC138365271 gene encoding uncharacterized protein, with the protein MKATQTRHQHKLNTNTNSTPTQTQHQHKLDTNTNSTPTQTRHQHKLDTNTNSTPTQTQHQHKLDTNTNSTPTQTQHQHKLNTNTNSTPTQTQHQHKLNTNTNSTPTQTRHQHKLNTNTNSTPTQTQHQHKLDTNTNSTPTQTQHQHKLDTNTNSTPTQTRHQHKLNTNTNSTPTQTRHQHKLNTNTNSTPTQTQHQHKLDTNTNSTPTQTQHQHKLNTNTNSTPTQTRHQHKLDTNTNSTPTQTRHQHKLNTNTNSTPTQTQHQHKLDTNTNSTPTQTQHQHKLNTNTNSTPTLRAPQTIHAVALLNNTNLHARFPWTKTMTLHLVQVRPSSTTHKQGPDPTQK; encoded by the coding sequence ATGAAAGCAACACAAACTCGACACCAACACAAACTCAACACCAACACAAACTCGACACCAACACAAACTCAACACCAACACAAACTCGACACCAACACAAACTCAACACCAACACAAACTCGACACCAACACAAACTCGACACCAACACAAACTCAACACCAACACAAACTCAACACCAACACAAACTCGACACCAACACAAACTCAACACCAACACAAACTCAACACCAACACAAACTCAACACCAACACAAACTCGACACCAACACAAACTCAACACCAACACAAACTCAACACCAACACAAACTCAACACCAACACAAACTCGACACCAACACAAACTCAACACCAACACAAACTCAACACCAACACAAACTCAACACCAACACAAACTCGACACCAACACAAACTCGACACCAACACAAACTCAACACCAACACAAACTCGACACCAACACAAACTCAACACCAACACAAACTCGACACCAACACAAACTCAACACCAACACAAACTCAACACCAACACAAACTCGACACCAACACAAACTCAACACCAACACAAACTCAACACCAACACAAACTCAACACCAACACAAACTCGACACCAACACAAACTCGACACCAACACAAACTCAACACCAACACAAACTCAACACCAACACAAACTCAACACCAACACAAACTCGACACCAACACAAACTCGACACCAACACAAACTCAACACCAACACAAACTCGACACCAACACAAACTCAACACCAACACAAACTCAACACCAACACAAACTCAACACCAACACAAACTCGACACCAACACAAACTCGACACCAACACAAACTCAACACCAACACAAACTCAACACCAACACAAACTCAACACCAACACTACGAGCCCCCCAAACAATACATGCCGTTGCATTACTCAACAACACCAATTTGCATGCACGCTTCCCCTGGACCAAAACAATGACCCTGCACCTAGTGCAAGTCAGACCTTCAAGCACTACACACAAACAAGGGCCAGATCCTACGCAAAAATAA